The Hordeum vulgare subsp. vulgare chromosome 7H, MorexV3_pseudomolecules_assembly, whole genome shotgun sequence DNA window tacagttccaaattttaataattacttagcaattttaggcaaaagtgcggaatatgagtgtaggcctaataattgctatgacaaggagtaagctatttagagtgaagtaaggcaagcggtaaacaataatcaaatacaagtacgtaataaggattaacacaagtagagagttagggttaggaataaccgaaactccaagagagatgaggatgtatcccgatgttcacttccttggagggaagctacgtcaccgttagaggggcggatgttaccacgaaggcacaccaacgccacgaaggctcaccctattctccctttgagataactccacgaaggcgtttctcaaccactagtggtaagccttgaggtggcttccaaaccttcacaaactttccgggggaaatcacaatggtttgattcctctccgaagactcctaccgcctaggagtctccgacctccaagagtaacaagatcacggggattgctcaaaacattctcaaatcacaaatcactttggtgggaaggaggagaaggagacgatctatcttttgattggaacaacactcaaagggactcacaaatgctcttgggatctaagatttggtgtagacaagagtgagtgagaagaagggTGTTCTTGgacgtgttctagctgtgttggacaccctctcatgaagtgggagggggtatatatagtggggagagtaaaacagccgttggggacactttaagtcacacagggttcggacgtccggcagtttacggaagtccgggcgtccgcaaggggtcggacgtccgacaagggtcggtcgtccaagagttgtagatatgtctggaaacactgtgagttgaacagggaccggacgtccggagaaggccggaaatccgagttattcgactcaacttcttctggtgcaaggttccggatttccgaaaggggacggacgtccggagggagccggaaatccgagttatagggctcacattcttctggtgcagggctccggatttccgaagctggtcggtcgaccggccctcggatgtccggagggagccggaaatccgagttatagggctcaagttcttctggtgcagagctccggatttccgaagcctgtcggtcgtccgacccttgaccggccctcggacgtccggagggagccggaagtccgaggcattagacctgttttgagataggagcagagtagagaatatgtggtattgagcagaatagtgaagatgtggtatgagcaagttcatcgcaaaacctgtgatcccctcttaatagtgcgggatccctatactcaagaatagtaaactcaaaaggatagtctacatcatcttttctcaatcccgagccttcttgacatataaatcccgatcttctcataccacctttggcacataattctcaatctactaaagtacttgccatcctgagatacactcaacaaataggattagtttcctatgtatgtgttgtcattaacaccaaaagtcgattaggggcataacatgcactttcaGCGGTGGACTGCTAGGTCCGAATCACACGGTCGACGGcgacgagtggaggtggctagttgcaacacatgcaaagccctaatGACGGCACCGAAGCGATCAACCGAATAGGTGTgtcgcacctccactatatataagcGTCCGGCGCGGGTttaactcttgggcctcgcacggaccctaaagcccacgtgttccttcccttaagcgtgcGGCCCTTTAgtttctcgttcacttggtcgcgagtgagaccacgtccgactcggctagtcggtagcggtctctagcaagacgtgtcgactccaagtgtccaatgaagctggttaggcgaacctatacttcatacttctgttccctttgccacacgatatatgttgtcgtgctcaaggcgacatggtcattcTTGTTGCCGCgcgacctctttctcgttccggtgaatctgaccaacattcggattatctcatacccctcatcgcatggccatgcttatccaggtcagatCACCCGAGGGCCCGAGGGTATATCTATCCTCATCGGAGGGGCagatcccatcttgctcgaccacgtctcgcagcatgggtctggacaaacccgaaacctacctttgtaactacccagtcacggaGTATCATTTGatcggcccaaagcaagtctgtcaccatcccgagtacatgcatcaactcaggtcttaggacatagaacacaTGTTGTAATAGAGACTCACAGATGACATATCGAtgtgtctcatagttgggtctgtccaactcagaccttatctcgacttGGATCCGACTACATTGAATCCGaccagatctttctgagtccatattatccggctagcatccaattctacatggtcagtgagaccgaaccatccaccgtatcatatgctagtctagttggttgggcgtccacacaactctttcgactggggaccatttaggacagtcgtcatacaatgtatagtcccacaaacaagtcacatacttggtaatacacatcattgataatgtccaaggactatctttattcataaacacataggaaatatcattatacatgattgcctctagggtatatctcCAACACAACGGCAACAGCGATGGCGGCGCGATTTCATACCTCCTCGAGTAGGATAGCATGGCTGCGACATCAAGGCAAGATATAGCCCCATGGAATCTAACGGCTCCGTCAAGCTCATCGACGTCAGCGTGAACATGTACGTGACACCATCAGGTTGTGCTCAGTTGTCCTTACTATTTTGGCGACATAGCAAGCCCAACCATGTTGTGCTCAGTTGATGGCGGATCTATGGCCCAATTCGTACCATATTTCACATGACTTTGACTATCACTATCATAGCAACTTGCATACTCTGATATTTTCCTCACTAATGCATTGGACGATGAGGCGTTTGATTCAGACATAATTAAGATGATTATTAGAAGATCACATGTATACATGTCACCTTTCTAAACTTGACTTATGCATTGACCGGTAACGGAAACGACATGCTCTTGTGCGATTATATCGGACCGGCCCGGTAGGAAGAAGCTTTGAGGACCGGTTCAACATGAAGAAAAATAGGCTTGAAAAGATCATTGATGTGGCATGCCCGGTAGGAAGAAGCTCTGAGGACCTCACAACTGAAACCTTTCCATCAGAACGTTCACAAAATTTTAAACAAGGTAAACTGCGGCGGAATTTTTGCTAAATAAGATAAAATGGATGAAATTTCGTTAAATGGGGTAATTGGTGTCAAAAATGTCAAAATAAGGGTTAAAAACGGAATTCACTCTTATTTGTTGCATACGTAGAATGTCTTCGCTTTTTTTTGCATATGCATGCTTGAAAGTAAGGGATGTGGAGCGGGACCCGACCCGCCCCGCTTCTAAGTCAAAATATCTTAAATTAATTATAATTCTTCCAATCAAATTTAGCTTAGTTTGAACTAATATAGTGTTTATGCGTGATGGCCGTCTACATCCCTACTTGAAACCTTACAATGTTTTGTGCACGCTTTTTTAATGCACCACGGACAGAACATTGCAACGACGTTGTGTACATAGAGTAACATATTGCAAGTTAATTTTCATGTTGCAACTATTGGATACTCTAAATTTTACAATTGAATTGGATCAGATGGCTTGGGAGGCGGCCGGTCAGGCATGAGGAGCATCCGGTCAGCATTGACCTTTGATCTAACCGAATCAGTGCAAGTACAAAGCAGAATTCAAGAGAGCGGATTCTGTGCAGGATTGACCCTGTCTCACCCATACGGCGCATACATCTAGTATAGTACGATCCCAACCAAGCCTGCTTTATTTCCTGAACACGATTTCTGATCTATTTTTTTGAAGGGTAAACACGATTTCTGATGTATATATAACACAGTTTGTTGAGGCGCCAATCGGCCACACTGAACACagtatcagcaacaacaacattcgAGATAGCAACATTACAAATGGGCCAAAGAGGTGGTGCTGGGCTGCTTAAAAGGTCAATTTCAACAGCCATCCCCTCTTTTTTCTCCTGCCCTCAGCTCTAGTAAGAGCCTCTTACAGTACTAACTAACTAAGCTCTTTATTCAACACAATCAAGCCGCGGTGAATCAGGAAAATAGGTCCACCTACCAGAATCACAACAACGAAGATACCGTGGGGCTGTCAACTGCAAGACCCATGGTGTTAAGTCCATTGTCGACGTAAACAGTCGAGCCAGTGATGGCAGAAGCCAAAGGAGACACCAGAAATGCTGCCGTATTCCCGACTTCATCTGTTCAACATGCCAACATTCTTATAAGATATCATTTATTAGAGAAAAGTTTCGAAAATAAAACAAAGGAAGGCCTCAGTGAATTATATGTAGACAAGATTTTTTTTAACCTGCCAGAAGCTCCTTCTGCAATGGTGCGTTGACATAAGAGTACTCGATCATCTTCTCAATGAATCCAATTGCCTTGGCGGCTCTGCTTCCCAGAGGACCTACATATGCATCCAATAAAGCACAATAAAGCAAATTTGATACACTTGCAAGTATTGCTGAACTGTTAAAGCCATATAATTAGTGAAGACTATGTAGATGGTATATTCAAGGGACGTAAAAGCCAAACAAAGCAGAATACCACAGACCAGTAATGTAACTATGACATGTTTAAATGGCTTGAGCAAACATCCAAAAAATATTGATTGGTTTCTTAGGTAGTAACTAAATTGTAAGAGATGCAATTTAAGTGAACTCATTTATTCTGCTAGCTTTCCTCCAAGATGAGTCAGCTGTCGGAAACAGTGTTTCTTTCGAAGAAGGATACCTGCAGATATGGTGTTCACTCGGATTTTGCCTTTGCGTCCAGCTTCAAAAGCAAGTACCTACATCAATTTGACGAAAAGCCAAAATTAGTATTAATAATGCAAAACAGAGACCTCATTAAAAAAATGTGCACTATTATCATAGAGATAATCCTACTTTTGTATCACTCTCAAGAGCTGCTTTAGCTGAACTCATGCCACCGCCATATCTAAGCAAAAAACATTAAAAAAAATCACAAGCAAAGATAGCTTGAAATTTAGCTTATCTCCATAAATCTTCCAAGAAATATTACCCAGGAATTGTCCTTTCAGATGCAATATATGTTAGCGAGATACTAGCACCACCTGcaaaacattttaacacatgaggCAGTGCAAACATAATGGCCATGCGGTTCTGTCCGAACACACATTATTTTATTAAGCTGAGCACAGTTAATAAATGGTCAAAGAACTTTTCAGCACCAAGTTCCATGCAAATGTGGAATGTTTAACAAGCTAACAGCATTTCCACTATGATTCACAGGCAAACTAAAGCTAAGACAAGACAACTAGCAGGAAAAGAAGGTTTGATCCTAGAAAAGTGGATTTTATGCCAACATGTCATGTGCACTATAAGTTGTACCACAGAGGTTGGTACTTGCTGCATCAGGATTCATTATAGAGGGTAGAACCAAATTTGAAACAAAAATAAAGCATGAAAAGGTCTGAAATTAAATAGAATGGTAGTTGGATTTGTACAGTGAAAAATACAGTATGGAAAGTAACTATATGAATACTAGTATGGTACTCAAGGGATGTACATTACCTGGATTCATAATAGGAAGGAAATGCTTAAGTAAAGAAACAAAGGAATAACTGGATGctgaaattgcagcaagataaccacttcttgaggtttccagcaAAGGTTTTGTAACCTTCAAGCATAAAGTTAGGTGATTTTTCAGTGAAGGTGCTACAAAAATATTGAGTACAATGTCATGCGCgtgcgtgcgcaaacacaaatgtaaAAAAGATACGGAGAGGCTACCTCAGGACCATTAGCAAGAGAATGCACAAGAATGTCAATGCTGCCATATTCCTTCTTAACTAATTCGGCAGCTTCCTGTCAAAAGAGCAGATTCATATATTAGTCAAACTCATGATGTTACAGAACGGATCGTATTTGTTAAATTGGGAGAGACGCCAGAAGTGGAACATGCATTGCAATGAGTCCCAAAGGACTAATATATATATTACTACAAGAAGTATGGCCCTAGCTACCACAAAAATACCACTTATACGTTACTGCCCTTACCACCTCAAATTCAAGGTACATGCAACAGCGTTGATTTTGGAAGGAGTGAGGTTTACATGATATAGTAGAGATAGTTATAATTGTGTCCCTTGTAGTCCTAACATGCACTCACTGTTACACTACTAGCCTTAACAATATTGTGCATGATGTTGTTTTGAAGCAAATTCAAAAACTAGGTAGTTATATGATGGGGATGGTTTCATAGACATACCTTCACAGTCCAATTTGACGATCCTGCATACCTTTTGTTTGTTTTGACCTAACATAGTGAAATACAATGTTCATCAGAAAGCCATTCTAGAATTAAACAAGGACATAGAAAAAATAGAGCTTTACATCTTCAGGAACATCCTCCGGGGAATCATAGACAGCATCCAGTGGATAGACTTTAACAATCTCCATAAGAGATCCATCAGGCAGCCTGTACCAACAGCAAATTAGTCAACTGTAAAACGTTAAGTGTTTAGAAATATATGGTGCACCGACTAAAACTAGAAATTGATGGAAACTATCCAGAACTATAGTACAGACTTCCGTGATTCGTCAAACTTTCCACGCCTCAGGCTTGTCTCGAATATGTTAAGTGCCTATCAAAGGTACAATTATGCATGAGACAATTCATCAACAAAAAGCTTTCAATATGATGGACACAAGGGTCAGATCAACATACAGGCACCCATGTACCAACAAGAATTTCAGCCCCAGCTGCGGCAAGAGCCTTTGCAATTGCCCAGCCATAGCCGTTATCATCAGCAACCCCAGCAATAAATGCTCTTTTCCCTGAAATATCACAGTTGGACGAGAAAATAGTGTAGTAAATGAAAAGGTTTCATGCTATCTATCaaatctatttttccaaaaattaatGAGTTACACACGTTCTTAGTTTTTTTCTAGTACGAGAGCATGAGCACCATTCCATATTTGTAATATGCAAAAACAGTAATATTAAATGGACCTGCTCTAAACATATTTACATCATTTTCATAATGTCCGCAATCCATGCGACTACCATAACAGGATTTGTTTAGGCGACAGATGGTGTGATACTGTGATCAGTATCCAATAATGTGCCAAATGACAAGACAGGTACAATTACTGTTAACTGGATCATGCCTCCGTCTCAGCAAGCAGTAAAAAATTATGCAAACGCTAGTGACAAAAAAAAATTGGATTTGAAGGAAATGCATTCACGTTCACCATTCTCCAACAAATAAAACTACATGGAGTTACTATGAAACTCCCCGCTAATTTTGGATAAACTTTTGGAGTACCCTGGGTAGTAAGTTGAAAACCAACTTTCAGGtaatgtcatttagagcaacatgGTTTATTTATCACCATTTTGGCAAACAAGCGATAATACAGTCCCCAAGAAACCGACTTTTCAGTTGTTGCCGATAAGAGAAATCAGGATCATAACGAATTAGTCTAAATAGAAGGTTCAAATCTATCAAGTGCACGCCTATGTCGCTAAACTCCAAATTAAGCGAATACCATCCCCTATGCACTATAATAAACTTATAATGAACCAAGGATGGAATTTCAGCAATCAGTTGAAATGGTATGCATGAACCTGACTGCGTAGGAAAGAGAGCGGCATATACTAATAGGTGAATGATATCAACTAGTAGCAGTGCACTAAATCTCTACGAATATCCCACGATCCGATAGAACCAAAACAGAATTACAACAGGATGTGATGtggaattatatatattttttcttcaCATGCATAGAAGTACCAAACATAATTACCACCATTCCTGACACTGCTCACCTCTAAGATCGATGGGCAGCCCAGAAGAGCTACCTTCTCCTGACACCGCTCTTACGGCGACACAAGAACCAAGAGACCTAG harbors:
- the LOC123407454 gene encoding enoyl-[acyl-carrier-protein] reductase [NADH] 1, chloroplastic, with product MAPCATAGAQMLAARPCVSASQSMLTSRAAVLRINLALGAGSFASCPRISCSRSLGSCVAVRAVSGEGSSSGLPIDLRGKRAFIAGVADDNGYGWAIAKALAAAGAEILVGTWVPALNIFETSLRRGKFDESRKLPDGSLMEIVKVYPLDAVYDSPEDVPEDVKTNKRYAGSSNWTVKEAAELVKKEYGSIDILVHSLANGPEVTKPLLETSRSGYLAAISASSYSFVSLLKHFLPIMNPGGASISLTYIASERTIPGYGGGMSSAKAALESDTKVLAFEAGRKGKIRVNTISAGPLGSRAAKAIGFIEKMIEYSYVNAPLQKELLADEVGNTAAFLVSPLASAITGSTVYVDNGLNTMGLAVDSPTVSSLL